In [Leptolyngbya] sp. PCC 7376, a genomic segment contains:
- a CDS encoding protein tyrosine phosphatase family protein: MDILNYLQVNDGLATSGQPRAEQFAEIANLEYRTVINLALPTSDDAIAHEGELVTAQDMNYIHIPVIWEKPELSQYQLFCVVMEAHKPFKVWVHCAKNMRVSCFVALYGMKYLGFSDKEAASLISKIWQPNEVWSQFMSLAQSKNSH; the protein is encoded by the coding sequence ATGGATATTCTCAACTATCTCCAAGTAAATGATGGGCTTGCGACTTCTGGCCAGCCCCGTGCTGAGCAGTTCGCCGAAATTGCCAATCTTGAATATAGAACAGTGATTAATTTGGCATTACCTACTTCTGACGATGCGATCGCCCATGAAGGAGAATTAGTCACAGCTCAAGATATGAACTATATACACATTCCTGTGATTTGGGAGAAGCCAGAACTGTCGCAATATCAATTGTTTTGTGTAGTGATGGAGGCGCATAAACCTTTCAAAGTATGGGTTCACTGCGCCAAAAATATGCGAGTGTCTTGTTTCGTTGCTTTGTACGGAATGAAATATCTTGGGTTTTCTGACAAAGAGGCAGCATCGCTTATTTCTAAAATCTGGCAACCGAATGAAGTTTGGTCTCAGTTTATGTCGTTAGCGCAAAGCAAAAATTCACACTAA
- a CDS encoding DUF1493 family protein, with amino-acid sequence MVAIAEIYRFIEAELEVPEALLNTDIDLFQTFDIQADACEDFIENFAAKFKVDLDDYLWYFHHGEAGLNIGGFIIAPPYKRVERLAITPDILRQAATKRRWKVKYPEHQLPKKRWDMVINKAILFLVFFYLLNRFAPLLINQFLG; translated from the coding sequence ATGGTGGCGATCGCCGAAATATATCGCTTTATCGAAGCAGAACTAGAGGTGCCAGAAGCTTTATTAAACACCGATATCGATCTCTTTCAAACCTTTGATATCCAAGCGGATGCTTGCGAAGACTTTATCGAAAACTTTGCTGCAAAATTCAAAGTCGATCTCGATGATTATCTTTGGTATTTTCACCATGGTGAGGCAGGTTTAAACATTGGTGGGTTTATCATTGCGCCTCCCTACAAGCGAGTCGAACGATTAGCAATTACCCCAGATATTTTGAGACAAGCAGCCACAAAAAGACGTTGGAAAGTGAAATATCCAGAGCATCAGCTCCCTAAAAAACGTTGGGATATGGTGATCAATAAAGCTATTTTATTTCTCGTTTTCTTCTATCTCTTAAATCGGTTTGCACCATTACTCATCAACCAATTCCTCGGCTAA
- a CDS encoding mannosyl-3-phosphoglycerate phosphatase — protein MFLCFSDLDGTLLNHDDYRYDAAIPTIKKLQAAGIPVMPTTSKTKAEVIDLRAALGLNDPFIVENGSGIFLELDDKRFDFQSLAIAENLSLNPIDGLNTVTLGVTYEQARQGLKHLSEEIDEILKGFGDLTIAELQAVTDLPENALKRACDRQFSEPFIRPKTSVDTLEAIAKTANFKILVGNRFCHLLGAGAAKGRAVQLMTKAWQLTHSTEQKITTIGLGDSPNDLSMLQAVDVPIVVPGVKGAHPNLIPYIEKYGWQIAPATGCLGWSAAVEKAIASL, from the coding sequence ATGTTCCTTTGCTTTAGTGACCTCGACGGCACGTTATTAAACCACGACGATTACCGTTATGATGCGGCCATCCCCACCATAAAAAAACTTCAGGCGGCGGGGATTCCGGTGATGCCCACCACCAGTAAAACCAAAGCGGAAGTGATTGATTTACGGGCAGCATTGGGACTCAATGACCCGTTTATTGTGGAAAATGGCAGCGGTATTTTTCTAGAGCTGGACGACAAACGGTTTGATTTTCAGTCCTTGGCGATCGCCGAAAATCTGAGCCTAAATCCTATCGATGGTTTAAATACAGTGACCTTAGGCGTGACATATGAACAGGCACGACAGGGTTTAAAACACCTCTCAGAGGAGATTGACGAAATCTTAAAAGGGTTCGGAGATTTAACAATCGCTGAATTACAGGCAGTCACAGATTTGCCAGAGAATGCGCTAAAACGGGCTTGCGATCGCCAATTTAGTGAGCCTTTTATTCGACCAAAAACTTCTGTTGATACTCTTGAGGCGATCGCCAAAACCGCTAATTTCAAAATTTTAGTGGGTAATCGATTTTGTCATTTACTTGGTGCTGGCGCTGCGAAAGGTCGTGCTGTTCAGCTGATGACAAAAGCATGGCAACTCACCCATAGCACTGAGCAAAAAATCACGACAATCGGTTTGGGAGATAGCCCCAATGATCTGTCGATGCTTCAAGCTGTGGATGTCCCCATTGTTGTGCCGGGAGTTAAAGGTGCCCATCCCAACCTAATTCCCTACATCGAAAAATATGGTTGGCAAATTGCTCCAGCAACAGGCTGCCTGGGTTGGTCTGCCGCAGTGGAAAAGGCGATCGCCTCACTATGA
- a CDS encoding MFS transporter has product MEKSRLNRYAKQGEPQAIASFLGNHLARFNVWVIATPDRHCLNLSVESLEPPSPEEIMPSIEQLLYELQPENVELVKISARHYGELQVVWQKTFLMSEIALDEGNDLSEAITTTTATSTIKQTETFTSSAQLAIAINETLKDFNVAARVIEQKRGTLRIELRGQEVPKRADCLMVIYELLQYSALPEMERVHVMGSASRQVAPDWNEKILLEDLQPNRKQSFYEKIASMDIEEEFWIPLGIGLFVGALMFAVPLFDFAFSAAGRLIYDFGQAIGYSLMGYLPMGIVNPFEGGGVLANSVRSPLLFGCSYALWGLLLFLGRRKFFVIFAVVMMALWHGLIYQSTILTELFLGVSGQLTLWGIASILFYCALGGYSCRNQGERSLYMVFGTFFMFHHLEMYWQAWQENTANGLDWGALLGIALTLTLPYLTYRIFDANKPKKDTNEDSATNPPLQVGLNV; this is encoded by the coding sequence ATGGAAAAGTCTCGGCTAAATCGCTACGCAAAACAGGGAGAGCCTCAGGCGATCGCCAGTTTTTTAGGAAATCACCTCGCACGCTTCAATGTGTGGGTGATCGCAACGCCGGATCGTCATTGCCTCAATCTCAGTGTCGAAAGCCTCGAACCGCCTTCGCCTGAAGAAATTATGCCGTCTATTGAGCAATTGCTGTATGAGTTGCAGCCGGAGAATGTTGAGCTCGTCAAAATCTCTGCAAGACACTACGGCGAACTTCAAGTGGTCTGGCAGAAAACATTTTTGATGAGTGAGATTGCTTTAGATGAAGGTAATGATCTGTCTGAGGCGATCACCACGACAACGGCAACGAGCACCATCAAACAAACGGAGACTTTTACCTCGTCAGCGCAATTGGCGATCGCCATTAATGAAACTTTGAAAGACTTTAATGTAGCAGCTAGGGTAATAGAGCAAAAGAGAGGCACTTTGCGGATCGAGCTGCGGGGCCAAGAAGTGCCTAAGCGCGCAGATTGTCTGATGGTGATTTATGAGCTGCTGCAATATTCTGCTTTGCCAGAGATGGAACGAGTGCATGTGATGGGTTCTGCCTCAAGGCAAGTGGCACCAGATTGGAACGAAAAAATTTTACTGGAAGATTTACAGCCCAACCGCAAACAATCTTTTTATGAAAAGATCGCTTCGATGGATATTGAGGAAGAATTTTGGATTCCCCTTGGCATTGGTCTTTTTGTTGGCGCTTTAATGTTTGCAGTACCGTTATTTGATTTTGCTTTTAGTGCAGCTGGAAGGTTGATTTATGATTTTGGGCAAGCCATTGGGTATAGTCTGATGGGTTATCTGCCGATGGGTATTGTGAATCCTTTTGAAGGGGGTGGTGTGCTGGCAAATTCTGTGCGATCGCCACTGTTGTTTGGCTGCTCTTATGCTTTATGGGGACTACTGCTATTTCTGGGTCGGCGCAAATTTTTTGTGATTTTTGCAGTCGTAATGATGGCTTTGTGGCATGGTCTTATTTACCAATCAACTATCCTGACAGAATTATTTTTGGGTGTGAGTGGGCAGTTAACCCTGTGGGGGATTGCCTCAATTTTGTTTTATTGTGCCCTCGGTGGTTATTCCTGCCGTAATCAAGGAGAGCGATCACTGTATATGGTTTTCGGTACATTTTTTATGTTTCACCACCTCGAAATGTATTGGCAGGCATGGCAAGAAAACACCGCAAATGGTCTGGATTGGGGGGCTCTGTTGGGGATTGCTTTAACGTTAACGCTACCCTATTTGACCTACCGTATTTTCGATGCCAATAAGCCAAAAAAAGATACCAATGAGGATTCTGCAACAAATCCGCCGTTGCAAGTTGGTTTAAATGTTTGA
- the prfC gene encoding peptide chain release factor 3, translated as MSAELLNEIEEAVRTRRNFAIISHPDAGKTTLTEKLLLYGGAIHEAGAVKARREQRKVTSDWMEMEQQRGISITSTVLQFLYDGYQINLLDTPGHQDFSEDTYRTLAAADNAVMLVDAAKGLETQTRKLFEVCKLRSLPIFTFVNKLDRPGREPLELIDEIEQELGLSTYAVNWPIGMGDRFQGVYDRREGQVHLFERAAHGTKAATDTIYQLDDPILEELIEPELYDQFREELEILDEIGAEFDMEAIHAGQQTPIFFGSAMTNFGVELFLTSFLDYALKPEPRNSTLGELEPTYPEFTGFVFKLQANMDPKHRDRVAFVRVCTGKFEKDMTVSHARTGKTVRLSRPQKLFAQGRESLEEAYAGDVIGLNNPGVFAIGDTIYKGKKLEYEGIPCFSPELFAYLKNPNPSKFKQFQKGIKELQEEGAVQIMYSTDEFKREPILAAVGQLQFEVVQHRLQNEYGVESRLEPMGYSVARWVLNGWEALDKAGKIFNTMVVKDVWERPVLLLKNEWNLNQIRGDHPHLELSAIAPIGSSK; from the coding sequence ATGTCAGCAGAATTACTCAACGAAATCGAAGAAGCCGTCCGAACGCGACGAAACTTCGCGATTATCTCCCACCCTGACGCGGGTAAAACAACCCTCACCGAAAAGCTATTGCTTTATGGAGGCGCAATCCATGAGGCAGGAGCGGTCAAAGCGCGGCGGGAACAGCGAAAGGTAACCTCTGACTGGATGGAAATGGAGCAACAGCGGGGAATTTCGATTACCTCGACCGTGTTGCAATTCCTATACGATGGCTATCAAATTAATCTGCTCGACACACCGGGTCACCAAGACTTTAGTGAAGATACATACCGTACCCTCGCGGCAGCAGATAATGCAGTCATGCTCGTGGATGCAGCGAAAGGTCTAGAGACTCAAACCCGCAAATTATTTGAAGTCTGTAAGTTGCGATCGCTCCCAATTTTTACGTTCGTTAATAAACTAGACCGTCCTGGCAGAGAACCCTTAGAGCTCATCGACGAGATTGAGCAAGAACTCGGACTCTCAACCTATGCCGTGAATTGGCCTATCGGAATGGGCGATCGCTTCCAAGGTGTTTATGACCGACGAGAAGGCCAAGTACATTTATTTGAACGAGCAGCCCACGGCACAAAAGCTGCCACAGATACGATTTACCAATTAGATGACCCGATTCTCGAAGAACTGATTGAGCCAGAACTTTATGATCAATTCCGCGAAGAATTAGAAATCCTCGACGAAATCGGTGCCGAATTCGATATGGAAGCGATCCATGCAGGGCAACAAACGCCGATCTTTTTCGGTAGTGCGATGACAAATTTTGGTGTGGAATTATTTTTAACGTCTTTTCTCGACTACGCCCTAAAACCAGAACCCCGTAACTCAACCCTAGGCGAACTTGAACCGACATACCCAGAATTCACTGGATTTGTCTTTAAGCTTCAGGCCAACATGGATCCGAAACACCGCGATCGCGTCGCCTTTGTGCGGGTCTGTACCGGAAAATTTGAGAAAGATATGACCGTCAGTCATGCCCGCACTGGCAAAACGGTGAGGCTCTCCCGTCCCCAAAAACTGTTTGCCCAAGGTCGTGAATCCCTTGAAGAAGCCTATGCTGGCGATGTGATTGGTCTAAATAATCCAGGTGTATTTGCCATTGGCGACACGATTTATAAAGGAAAAAAACTTGAGTATGAGGGCATTCCTTGTTTCTCACCTGAGCTTTTCGCTTACCTAAAAAATCCTAACCCCTCGAAATTCAAACAGTTTCAGAAAGGAATTAAGGAACTCCAAGAAGAAGGTGCAGTACAGATTATGTATTCCACTGATGAGTTTAAGCGCGAGCCGATTCTTGCCGCCGTTGGTCAACTGCAATTTGAAGTCGTGCAACACCGTCTTCAAAATGAATATGGTGTTGAAAGTCGCCTTGAACCAATGGGTTATAGTGTTGCCCGTTGGGTACTTAATGGTTGGGAGGCTCTAGATAAAGCCGGAAAGATTTTCAATACAATGGTTGTTAAAGATGTATGGGAACGCCCCGTTTTATTATTAAAAAATGAATGGAACCTCAATCAAATTCGAGGTGATCATCCCCATCTAGAACTGTCGGCGATCGCCCCCATTGGCAGCAGTAAATAA
- the adhE gene encoding bifunctional acetaldehyde-CoA/alcohol dehydrogenase, which yields MTTVLPLDNFTVQTLDDLEKLVLKVKEAQQKYATFPQTKVDHIFKQAALKANQARIPLAKLAVEETGMGVIEDKVIKNHFASEYIYNKYKGTKTCGVVESDETYGYEKIAEPLGIIAGIIPTTNPTSTAIFKVLLALKTRNAIIFSPHPRAKKCTIATLKIIAEAAVEAGAPEGLIGWIDEPSIELSQALMQHDDIALILATGGPGMVRSSYSSGNPAIGVGAGNTPAVIDASADIQQAVSSILVSKTFDNGMICASEQSVIVEKSIYKAVKEEFMKRGAYIINNLQRQKLGDIILKNDRLNADIVGQPVKKLAELAEIEIPENPRVLIAEVTDISASEPFAYEKLSPILAMYCAEDYADAVNKAIALVEFAGRGHTSVLYTNDANSEHIKAFEEKLETGRLLINTPASQGAIGDLYNFHLEPSLTLGCGSWGGNSISENVTPEHLLNIKTVSKRRENMLWFRVPPKVYFKYGCLPVALRELAGKKRAVIVTDKPLFDLGMTKPVTKVLDEIGVEHHTFFDVEPDPCLATINRGLEIFNSFKPDVVIALGGGSPMDAAKVMWLLYEHPEVEFEGFAMRFMDIRKRVYELPPLGEKAIMVAIPTTSGTGSEVTPFAVVTDEKTGIKYPLADYALTPNMAIADPELTLNMPKSLTAFGGIDALTHALEAYVSVMATEFTDGLALQSISLLFEYLPRAYQLGAADQEAREKVHYAATIAGMAFANAFLGVCHSMAHKLGSTFHVPHGLANALMISHVIRYNATDAPFKQAIFPQYEYPHAKARYATIADHLRLGGGTPDEKVERLVSAIEDLEKQLDIPLTIKDVLGDQDKAFYEQVEAMAERAFDDQCTGANPRYPLINDLKELYISAYQDGYSQLSPSK from the coding sequence ATGACAACGGTTCTTCCCCTCGATAACTTCACTGTCCAAACCCTCGACGATTTGGAAAAGCTAGTGCTGAAAGTTAAAGAAGCTCAGCAGAAATATGCAACTTTTCCTCAGACGAAAGTTGACCATATTTTCAAACAGGCAGCCCTAAAAGCGAATCAAGCCAGAATCCCTCTCGCCAAACTGGCAGTAGAAGAAACAGGCATGGGAGTGATCGAAGATAAAGTGATTAAAAATCATTTTGCTTCGGAATATATTTACAACAAATACAAAGGCACTAAAACCTGTGGTGTGGTCGAATCTGACGAGACCTATGGCTACGAAAAAATAGCGGAACCTTTAGGAATTATTGCGGGCATTATTCCGACAACAAATCCCACATCGACAGCGATTTTCAAAGTATTACTAGCGCTAAAAACTCGCAACGCAATCATTTTTTCTCCCCACCCACGCGCTAAAAAATGCACGATCGCCACATTAAAAATCATTGCCGAGGCAGCAGTCGAAGCCGGCGCACCAGAGGGATTAATCGGTTGGATTGATGAGCCGAGCATCGAGTTATCGCAAGCCTTAATGCAGCACGATGATATTGCGTTAATTTTGGCGACGGGTGGCCCTGGCATGGTTCGCTCTTCCTATTCTTCGGGCAATCCAGCGATTGGTGTGGGTGCAGGCAATACCCCAGCGGTGATTGATGCATCGGCAGATATTCAACAGGCAGTGAGTTCTATTCTCGTCAGTAAGACCTTCGATAACGGCATGATTTGTGCCAGTGAGCAGTCGGTGATTGTCGAGAAATCTATCTACAAAGCCGTCAAAGAAGAGTTTATGAAACGTGGTGCATACATCATTAATAATCTGCAACGGCAAAAGCTCGGCGATATTATCCTCAAAAACGATCGCCTGAATGCAGATATTGTTGGACAGCCCGTTAAAAAATTAGCTGAGTTGGCAGAGATTGAAATCCCAGAAAATCCTAGGGTTTTAATTGCAGAGGTAACTGATATCTCAGCGTCAGAACCCTTTGCCTATGAGAAGTTATCGCCCATCCTCGCCATGTATTGTGCCGAAGATTATGCTGATGCGGTCAATAAGGCGATCGCCCTTGTTGAGTTTGCGGGGCGGGGTCACACTTCGGTGCTCTATACCAACGATGCCAACAGCGAACACATTAAAGCCTTTGAAGAGAAGCTGGAAACAGGACGTTTGTTGATTAATACCCCAGCATCTCAGGGGGCGATCGGCGATCTATATAACTTCCATCTAGAGCCATCGTTAACTCTCGGATGCGGCAGTTGGGGCGGGAACTCCATCTCGGAAAACGTTACGCCAGAGCACTTGCTGAATATCAAGACGGTATCGAAGCGGCGAGAAAATATGTTGTGGTTCCGCGTGCCGCCGAAAGTCTATTTCAAATATGGCTGTTTGCCTGTGGCGTTGAGGGAATTGGCAGGAAAAAAACGGGCAGTCATTGTCACTGATAAGCCGCTTTTCGATCTCGGCATGACCAAGCCTGTCACCAAAGTTTTAGATGAAATCGGCGTTGAACACCACACCTTTTTCGATGTGGAGCCAGATCCTTGTTTGGCGACAATTAATAGGGGTTTGGAGATTTTTAATTCCTTCAAACCCGACGTGGTGATTGCCCTTGGGGGTGGCTCGCCGATGGATGCAGCAAAGGTAATGTGGCTGCTGTACGAACATCCAGAAGTGGAATTTGAAGGCTTTGCGATGCGATTTATGGATATTCGCAAGCGAGTCTATGAACTGCCACCCCTTGGTGAAAAAGCAATTATGGTGGCGATTCCGACGACCTCGGGTACTGGCTCAGAAGTAACTCCTTTTGCTGTAGTGACCGACGAGAAAACCGGAATCAAATATCCTCTCGCCGATTATGCGCTAACTCCCAATATGGCGATCGCCGACCCAGAGTTAACGCTAAATATGCCGAAGAGTTTAACGGCCTTTGGTGGGATCGATGCGTTGACCCATGCCCTTGAAGCCTATGTATCGGTGATGGCGACAGAGTTTACCGATGGGCTGGCATTACAGTCAATTTCATTGTTGTTTGAATATTTGCCGCGAGCCTATCAACTGGGAGCTGCCGACCAAGAAGCCCGCGAAAAAGTCCACTATGCCGCAACAATTGCGGGGATGGCCTTTGCGAATGCATTCCTCGGAGTTTGTCACTCGATGGCGCATAAGCTGGGTTCCACTTTCCATGTGCCCCACGGCCTCGCCAATGCCCTAATGATCTCCCATGTCATCCGCTACAACGCCACCGATGCCCCTTTCAAACAGGCGATTTTCCCACAATATGAATATCCCCATGCCAAAGCTCGGTACGCGACGATCGCCGATCATTTGCGACTTGGTGGTGGCACTCCCGATGAAAAAGTAGAACGCTTAGTAAGTGCTATCGAAGACCTCGAAAAGCAGCTCGATATCCCACTAACTATTAAGGATGTATTGGGCGATCAAGATAAAGCCTTTTATGAGCAAGTGGAAGCTATGGCAGAGCGTGCCTTTGATGACCAATGTACTGGCGCAAATCCTCGCTATCCTTTAATTAATGATCTGAAAGAGCTTTATATTTCGGCGTACCAAGATGGATATTCTCAACTATCTCCAAGTAAATGA
- a CDS encoding DUF29 family protein — protein MENFKSGWSSLPRQDFHQWLTQTSSQMNTDKLSKDDVKQLCRVLKSMAIDEELKIKSTLRLLLLQLLKWQHQPQNRCHRWIEIMSEYRYQLNDYFSASPTLKEFAESALFDCYQAACTTMSIEDHVPVEHFPAESFPKNVPFSMAEISDLNYFPK, from the coding sequence ATGGAAAATTTTAAAAGTGGGTGGTCGTCTTTACCACGGCAAGATTTTCATCAGTGGTTAACCCAGACTTCCAGTCAAATGAATACAGATAAATTATCTAAAGATGATGTCAAACAACTGTGTCGAGTACTAAAATCAATGGCGATTGATGAAGAACTAAAGATTAAAAGTACGCTGCGGTTGTTGTTATTACAACTGCTGAAATGGCAACATCAACCTCAAAATCGTTGTCATCGGTGGATTGAAATAATGAGCGAGTATCGTTACCAACTTAATGATTATTTTTCAGCGAGTCCAACGTTAAAAGAGTTTGCTGAATCAGCCCTTTTTGACTGTTATCAAGCTGCTTGCACTACGATGTCCATCGAAGATCATGTCCCAGTCGAACATTTTCCGGCGGAATCTTTTCCAAAAAATGTCCCATTTTCAATGGCAGAAATTTCTGATCTTAATTACTTTCCAAAATAA
- a CDS encoding sugar phosphorylase → MTDVLSDFAKRLRYYLPTLYPEVEFEALQEKVLAAIAPHALAEPPERTTSKNLWDEKTMLMITYGDTLLPSDSESDGDRPTLPILKEFLDKHLKGVLSGVHILPFFPYSSDDGFAVIDYLQVNPKLGTWEDIAAIAENFEVMADLVINHISSKSEWFQQFLRQEEPGCNYFIEYPPETDCHQVIRPRNSPLLTPVETANGTKHVWTTFSADQVDVNFANPDVLLEFINILLSYCKNGSRFIRLDAVGFLWKKLNTPCIHLPETHFVIELIREMLAVTYPETVVITETNVPNRENLSYFGRGNEAHMIYNFSLPPLLLNALIRGEAKHIKTWMKSMPPAQDGCAYFNFVASHDGIGLRPVEGLIEGEEFTELIDTMKSFGAKINYRSQSDGTNKPYELNISLFDALKGTVKGADEWQRQRFLCAQAIMMALEGVPAIYIHSFFATPNDYAKLEATQHNRSINRHQWDYDKLCAKLVDPETDQHWVFNELKRLISIRRQQPAFHPNATQYTLDFRSQAIFGVWRQSRDRRQSIFCLYNLSNRPKSVAVSNLNLICTDEWHDLLGGLQIDEQTETLHLNPYQIVWITNVPLL, encoded by the coding sequence ATGACTGATGTTTTGTCTGATTTTGCTAAACGTCTCCGATATTATTTGCCCACGCTCTATCCAGAGGTTGAGTTTGAGGCGTTACAAGAAAAAGTTTTAGCGGCGATCGCCCCCCATGCTTTAGCAGAACCGCCGGAGAGAACCACGTCCAAAAATCTGTGGGACGAGAAAACAATGCTGATGATCACCTATGGAGACACATTATTGCCCAGTGATAGTGAGTCTGATGGCGATCGCCCTACCCTACCGATCTTGAAAGAGTTTCTAGATAAGCATCTCAAGGGTGTCCTCAGCGGCGTCCATATTTTGCCGTTTTTCCCCTATAGCTCTGATGATGGCTTTGCGGTCATCGATTATTTACAGGTGAATCCAAAACTGGGGACTTGGGAGGATATTGCGGCGATCGCCGAGAACTTCGAAGTGATGGCAGATCTCGTGATCAACCATATTTCCAGCAAATCAGAATGGTTCCAACAGTTTTTACGCCAAGAAGAACCTGGCTGCAACTATTTCATCGAATATCCCCCAGAAACAGACTGCCACCAAGTGATCCGACCCCGGAATAGCCCGCTCCTCACTCCTGTCGAGACAGCCAATGGCACCAAACACGTATGGACAACCTTTAGCGCGGATCAAGTCGATGTTAACTTTGCTAATCCTGATGTGCTGCTGGAATTTATCAATATTTTGCTGAGCTATTGCAAAAATGGCTCACGATTTATTCGTCTCGATGCGGTGGGTTTTCTCTGGAAAAAACTCAATACTCCCTGCATCCACCTCCCCGAAACCCATTTCGTGATTGAGCTAATTCGGGAAATGTTAGCAGTCACCTATCCTGAAACGGTGGTCATCACAGAAACGAACGTACCGAATCGCGAAAATCTCAGTTATTTCGGGCGGGGCAATGAAGCCCACATGATCTACAACTTCAGCCTGCCACCACTCCTGCTCAATGCTCTTATCCGGGGTGAGGCGAAGCATATCAAAACATGGATGAAGAGTATGCCGCCAGCCCAAGATGGTTGTGCCTACTTCAATTTCGTCGCCTCCCACGATGGCATCGGATTACGCCCAGTAGAGGGATTAATCGAAGGGGAAGAATTTACCGAACTGATCGACACGATGAAGAGTTTTGGCGCAAAGATTAACTATCGGAGTCAAAGTGATGGCACGAACAAACCCTATGAATTAAATATTTCTCTGTTTGATGCACTCAAAGGCACTGTTAAAGGAGCCGATGAATGGCAACGGCAACGATTTCTCTGTGCTCAAGCGATCATGATGGCCTTAGAAGGTGTACCCGCCATCTATATCCACAGTTTTTTTGCGACACCGAATGATTATGCCAAGTTGGAAGCGACGCAGCATAATCGCAGCATTAACCGCCACCAGTGGGATTACGATAAACTCTGCGCCAAACTGGTTGACCCTGAGACCGATCAACATTGGGTCTTTAATGAACTTAAACGGTTAATTAGCATTCGGCGTCAACAACCTGCATTTCATCCGAATGCCACGCAATATACACTCGATTTTCGGAGTCAGGCAATTTTTGGGGTATGGCGGCAAAGTCGCGATCGCCGTCAGAGTATTTTTTGTCTGTATAACCTTAGCAATCGCCCAAAATCTGTGGCAGTTTCAAATTTAAACTTGATTTGTACAGACGAGTGGCATGATCTCCTTGGTGGCTTGCAAATTGATGAGCAGACCGAAACACTACATTTGAACCCCTACCAAATTGTTTGGATTACCAATGTTCCTTTGCTTTAG
- a CDS encoding TerD family protein yields the protein MAIQLKKGNSISLKKEAPQLNKIMLGLGWDMAQEPARRSIFNIFKASTTIDLDSAVFCLNSNDALGSRNDVVYYANLHHNSGAIHHQGDNLTGEGEGDDEQIMVELSKIPDNISSLLFTVNIYMGKDRRQDFSNIKNAFVRLVDFNTNREIAYYKLSESAFTNQTLMKMAELRRTDNGWQMKAIGEGSKNSLDELVKMYRN from the coding sequence ATGGCAATTCAACTCAAAAAAGGAAACAGTATTTCCTTAAAAAAAGAAGCTCCTCAGCTCAACAAAATCATGTTGGGGTTGGGTTGGGATATGGCACAAGAGCCTGCTCGCAGAAGTATTTTTAATATTTTCAAAGCGAGCACCACCATTGATCTCGACTCCGCTGTTTTTTGTCTAAACTCAAACGATGCTCTTGGTAGCCGTAACGACGTTGTTTACTACGCCAACTTGCACCATAACTCTGGCGCCATCCATCACCAAGGCGACAATCTGACAGGCGAAGGAGAAGGCGATGATGAGCAAATCATGGTAGAACTGAGCAAAATTCCTGACAATATTTCTAGCCTTTTATTCACAGTGAATATTTATATGGGTAAAGATAGAAGGCAGGATTTTAGTAATATCAAAAATGCCTTTGTTCGCTTAGTTGACTTTAATACCAATCGCGAAATTGCCTATTACAAGTTATCTGAATCCGCTTTCACAAACCAAACATTAATGAAGATGGCTGAACTACGCCGCACAGATAATGGTTGGCAAATGAAAGCAATCGGTGAAGGGTCTAAAAATAGCCTCGATGAACTCGTCAAAATGTATCGAAATTAA